A stretch of the Elephas maximus indicus isolate mEleMax1 chromosome 3, mEleMax1 primary haplotype, whole genome shotgun sequence genome encodes the following:
- the BTBD19 gene encoding BTB/POZ domain-containing protein 19 isoform X11, with the protein MGRLSLFPQHSEASSTTLNTGEGSADGGCGVWAGGTARGGFLCQVPVLFPLPLMGSAPTLPHTYPGLEKNVCQCREEYGFLSLTHIHFYSQLCLEFVVKVLDVELVCEALQVGVTFGLGPLQERCMTFIEAHSQEVLRTRGFLELSAAALLPLLRSDKLCVDEAELIRAARSWARVGAAVLERPVAEVAAPVVRELRLALLAPAELSALEEQNRREPLIPVEQIVEAWKCHALQRGHAARGALCRRRKGTVPREHHRFLDLRFK; encoded by the exons ATGGGGAGGCTGAGCCTTTTTCCACAGCACTCCGAAGCCTCATCAACAACCCTCAATACAGGTGAGGG AAGTGCTGACGGCGGCTGTGGAGTATGGGCTGGAGGAACTGCGAGAGGTGGGTTTTTGTGCCAGGTTCCTGTGTTGTTTCCCTTGCCTCTCATGGGTTCAGCTCCCACCCTGCCTCACACATACCCTGGCCTGGAGAAGAACGTGTGCCAGTGCAGAGAGGAATATGGGTTTCTCTCTTT GACCCACATCCACTTCTATTCCCAGCTGTGTCTGGAGTTTGTGGTGAAGGTGCTGGACGTGGAACTGGTTTGTGAGGCTCTGCAG GTGGGCGTAACCTTTGGCCTAGGACCGCTGCAGGAACGTTGCATGACCTTCATAGAGGCCCACAGCCAG GAGGTGCTTCGGACCCGTGGCTTCCTGGAGCTGTCAGCGGCCGCTCTGCTGCCCCTGCTGCGCAGCGACAAGCTATGCGTGGATGAGGCTGAGCTAATTCGGGCAGCCCGGAGCTGGGCGCGTGTGGGCGCT GCGGTGTTGGAGCGGCCCGTGGCTGAGGTAGCGGCCCCGGTGGTGCGGGAACTGAGACTGGCTTTGCTGGCCCCGGCGGAGCTGAGCGCCTTGGAAGAGCAGAACCGGCGGGAGCCGCTCATCCCG GTGGAGCAGATCGTGGAGGCATGGAAATGTCATGCCCTGCAGAGAGGGCACGCGGCCCGGGGCGCCCTGTGCCGCCGCCGGAAGGGCACCGTGCCCCGCGAGCATCACCGCTTTCTGGACCTGCGGTTCAAGTGA